A genome region from Hymenobacter chitinivorans DSM 11115 includes the following:
- a CDS encoding 3-hydroxyacyl-CoA dehydrogenase/enoyl-CoA hydratase family protein — protein MNRIIKKVAVLGSGVMGSRIALHFANIGVQVLLLDIAPKELTPDEEKKGLKLDAPAVKNRIVNASLQAAITSNPSPLYRKADASRIKTGNFDDNLKDIATCDWTIEVVVERLDIKKSLFERIEQFRKPGTLITSNTSGIPIHLMAEGRSDDFRKHFAGTHFFNPPRYLKLLEIIPTPETDQSVVDFLMHYGDLYLGKTTVLAKDTPGFIANRVGVFAMLDVMQTMQRLGLTVEEVDKLTGPVIGHAKSATLRTSDVVGLDTTINVTNGLAQGLPNDEAKDVFVLPDFVKKMGENKWLGDKTGQGFYKKVKGAGGKSEIHALDLNTLEYKPSQKVKFASLEATKAIDKVADRFKVLVAGKDKAADFYRQSFGSLFAYVSNRIPEITDQLYKIDDALRAGFGWELGPFETWDALGVQKGLELAQAHGKNVAPWIEEMLAAGNSTFYKVNEQGVKQFYDVASKSYQAIPGVENFIILDNLRATGKVLWKNAGASVIDLGDGILNVEFHSKMNTLGSDVIQGLMKGVDMAEQGYRGLVVGNDAPNFSAGANLGLVYMYALDQEFDEINMMIAQFQNAMMRMRYSSIPVVGTPHGLALGGGCELNLHADKVVAAAETYMGLVEFGVGLIPAGGGTKEMTLRTAAKYEEGEPEFNLLRNAFVTISTAKVSTSAAEAFDLGFLRRGDEVVVNNNRLIAQAKAEAIALADAGYTQPVQKSDIKVHGRGALGMFLTGVHAMRAGNYISDHDVKIANKLAYVMTGGDLSSPTNVSEQYLLDLEREAFLSLTGERKTLERIQSILTTGKPLRN, from the coding sequence ATGAATCGTATTATCAAAAAAGTAGCCGTGCTCGGCTCCGGTGTGATGGGCTCGCGCATTGCGCTGCACTTCGCCAACATCGGCGTGCAGGTGTTATTGCTCGATATTGCTCCCAAGGAGCTGACTCCCGACGAGGAAAAGAAGGGCCTGAAGCTCGACGCGCCGGCGGTGAAAAACCGCATCGTGAATGCCTCGCTGCAGGCCGCCATTACGTCGAACCCGTCGCCGCTCTACCGCAAGGCCGACGCCTCGCGCATCAAGACCGGCAACTTCGACGACAACCTCAAGGACATTGCTACCTGCGACTGGACGATTGAGGTCGTGGTAGAGCGCCTGGATATCAAGAAGAGCCTGTTTGAGCGCATCGAGCAGTTCCGCAAGCCCGGCACTTTGATTACGTCGAATACCTCGGGTATTCCGATTCATTTGATGGCCGAAGGCCGCTCCGACGACTTCCGCAAGCACTTCGCCGGCACTCACTTCTTCAACCCGCCCCGCTACCTGAAGCTGCTCGAAATCATCCCGACGCCCGAAACGGACCAGTCGGTGGTGGATTTCCTGATGCACTACGGCGACCTGTACCTGGGCAAAACCACGGTACTGGCCAAGGACACGCCCGGCTTTATTGCCAACCGCGTGGGCGTTTTCGCCATGCTCGACGTGATGCAGACCATGCAGCGCCTGGGCCTGACGGTGGAAGAAGTCGATAAGCTGACCGGCCCGGTTATCGGCCACGCCAAGTCGGCCACCCTGCGCACTTCCGACGTGGTGGGTCTGGACACAACCATCAACGTCACCAACGGCCTGGCCCAGGGCCTGCCCAACGACGAAGCCAAGGACGTATTCGTGCTGCCCGACTTCGTCAAGAAGATGGGTGAGAATAAGTGGCTGGGCGACAAAACCGGCCAGGGCTTTTACAAGAAAGTAAAGGGCGCGGGCGGCAAGTCCGAAATCCACGCCCTGGATTTGAACACGCTGGAGTACAAGCCCAGCCAGAAGGTGAAGTTTGCCTCTCTGGAAGCCACCAAGGCCATTGATAAGGTGGCAGACCGGTTTAAGGTGCTGGTGGCCGGCAAAGACAAAGCCGCCGACTTTTACCGCCAGAGCTTCGGCAGCCTGTTTGCCTACGTTTCGAACCGGATTCCGGAAATCACCGACCAGCTCTACAAGATTGACGACGCGCTGCGCGCCGGCTTCGGCTGGGAGCTGGGCCCATTCGAAACCTGGGACGCGCTGGGCGTGCAGAAAGGCTTGGAGCTGGCGCAGGCCCACGGCAAGAACGTAGCGCCCTGGATTGAGGAAATGCTGGCCGCTGGCAATTCGACCTTCTACAAGGTGAATGAGCAGGGCGTCAAGCAGTTTTACGATGTAGCGTCGAAGTCGTACCAAGCCATTCCCGGCGTGGAGAACTTCATCATCCTCGACAACCTGCGCGCCACGGGCAAAGTGCTGTGGAAAAATGCCGGGGCTTCGGTTATCGACCTCGGCGACGGTATCCTGAACGTGGAGTTCCACTCGAAGATGAACACCCTGGGCTCCGACGTTATCCAGGGCCTGATGAAGGGCGTGGACATGGCCGAGCAGGGCTACCGCGGCCTGGTGGTCGGCAACGACGCGCCCAACTTCTCGGCTGGTGCCAACCTGGGCCTGGTGTACATGTACGCTCTGGATCAGGAGTTCGACGAGATTAACATGATGATTGCCCAGTTCCAGAATGCCATGATGCGCATGCGCTACAGCAGCATTCCGGTGGTGGGCACGCCCCACGGACTGGCCCTGGGCGGCGGCTGCGAGCTGAACCTGCACGCCGACAAAGTAGTAGCCGCGGCCGAAACCTATATGGGTCTGGTGGAATTCGGCGTGGGTTTGATTCCGGCCGGGGGTGGCACTAAGGAAATGACCCTGCGCACGGCCGCCAAGTACGAAGAGGGGGAGCCCGAGTTCAACCTGCTCCGCAACGCCTTCGTGACCATCAGCACCGCCAAAGTATCGACTTCGGCCGCCGAGGCTTTCGACCTGGGCTTCCTGCGCCGCGGCGACGAAGTGGTAGTCAACAACAACCGCCTCATTGCCCAGGCCAAAGCCGAGGCCATTGCCCTGGCCGACGCCGGCTACACCCAGCCCGTGCAGAAATCGGACATCAAGGTGCACGGCCGCGGGGCTCTGGGCATGTTCCTGACGGGTGTGCACGCTATGCGCGCCGGCAACTACATTTCCGACCACGATGTTAAGATTGCCAACAAGCTGGCCTACGTCATGACCGGCGGGGATTTGTCGTCGCCGACCAACGTGAGTGAGCAATACCTGCTGGATCTGGAGCGCGAAGCCTTCCTGAGCCTGACCGGCGAGCGGAAAACGCTGGAGCGTATCCAGAGCATCCTGACGACGGGCAAACCACTGCGCAATTAG
- a CDS encoding T9SS type A sorting domain-containing protein, translating into MHTSTLLTCALLTCSGMRAAYGQSYILDPTFGTAGKTTIVFPTAANTDVVTSLALLPGSKLLVAGENNKMFGLAQLTATGQPDLTFGTGGTTTTSFTSNSPSFTVSSAQATAPLLQPDGNILVGGQLATMLTSPSTTGPAKKACARFQPSGALDNSFGTSGRLLNDANTGSLNTYVNALALQADGKFFSINYRLNVGGNIELTTIERISAAGTYDNSFVHNYPVTGNETSNTTSGSRKIAYTALVDNAGRLLTAGEHLVSNQNYVGPNGAAIVRYLGTGQPDPGFGTNGITILNASAGGQRIAWRKMLLQSDNKIVVAGLDRNDSIAIARFTADGVLDTSFGKKGLLKAATGSTTNAVLGLDVLATGEVLAGLRTATNDCRIFRFSATAPTFTTSTIALPGFSPVAMALQPNGRVVIAGTQTDGSGNKSFGVAGLVYSPTLSSRAPLTGSLTLYPNPAAQTLTLHFPELSETQLLKLQVFDLLGREVLTLPAVRAGGEVRIPLQTVRPGSYTLRIEGPDFIFTRHFVRAE; encoded by the coding sequence ATGCACACTTCTACTCTCCTAACGTGCGCGCTTCTGACGTGCAGCGGCATGCGGGCGGCTTATGGGCAATCCTACATCCTCGACCCTACTTTTGGTACGGCGGGAAAGACCACAATAGTCTTTCCTACGGCGGCAAATACGGATGTAGTGACCAGCCTTGCGCTGCTGCCCGGTAGTAAACTACTGGTGGCGGGCGAGAACAATAAAATGTTTGGGCTGGCGCAGCTCACGGCTACCGGCCAGCCAGACCTCACTTTTGGCACTGGTGGCACCACCACGACTTCCTTCACTAGTAACAGCCCCAGTTTTACCGTGAGTTCGGCGCAGGCAACGGCCCCCTTGCTACAGCCCGATGGCAACATCTTGGTCGGTGGCCAGCTTGCCACCATGCTTACCTCGCCCTCTACCACTGGTCCCGCGAAGAAAGCCTGTGCCCGCTTCCAGCCTAGCGGTGCTCTCGACAACTCCTTTGGCACGAGCGGCCGGCTTCTCAATGATGCCAACACGGGCAGCCTGAACACCTACGTGAATGCACTGGCCCTGCAGGCCGACGGGAAGTTCTTTAGCATCAATTACCGCCTTAACGTTGGTGGCAACATAGAACTTACTACCATTGAGCGGATATCGGCGGCTGGCACTTACGACAACTCATTTGTCCACAACTACCCGGTGACCGGCAACGAAACCAGTAATACGACATCAGGAAGTAGGAAAATAGCATATACTGCGCTTGTTGACAACGCTGGCCGCTTGCTCACAGCTGGTGAGCACCTTGTTTCTAACCAGAATTACGTGGGCCCGAATGGGGCCGCTATTGTTCGCTACCTGGGCACTGGCCAGCCTGACCCAGGCTTTGGCACCAATGGTATTACCATTCTGAACGCATCGGCTGGCGGCCAAAGAATCGCCTGGAGAAAAATGCTGTTGCAGTCTGATAACAAGATTGTAGTGGCCGGACTGGATAGAAACGATAGTATCGCTATAGCCCGCTTTACTGCCGATGGCGTGCTTGATACGTCGTTTGGGAAGAAGGGCCTGCTGAAAGCCGCCACAGGTAGCACCACCAACGCAGTGTTGGGCCTAGACGTGCTGGCTACAGGTGAAGTTCTGGCTGGCCTTCGCACGGCGACCAACGATTGCCGCATCTTCCGGTTTTCAGCTACTGCCCCCACTTTTACCACTTCTACCATCGCGCTACCAGGCTTCAGCCCAGTGGCTATGGCTCTACAGCCAAACGGTCGGGTGGTAATAGCCGGCACCCAGACCGATGGCAGCGGCAACAAGTCATTCGGCGTTGCGGGCCTGGTGTATTCCCCGACTTTGAGCAGCCGCGCCCCACTGACTGGCAGCCTTACCCTGTATCCCAACCCCGCCGCTCAAACCCTGACGCTGCACTTCCCCGAGCTATCGGAAACCCAGCTCCTGAAGCTCCAGGTGTTCGACCTGCTGGGCCGGGAGGTACTAACCCTGCCAGCAGTTCGAGCCGGCGGTGAAGTGCGGATTCCTTTGCAGACCGTGCGACCGGGCAGCTACACCCTGCGCATCGAGGGCCCCGACTTCATTTTCACCAGACACTTCGTCCGAGCCGAATAG
- a CDS encoding four helix bundle protein has translation MVSRHHFRELKIWHKAMLITKLTYQCSAAFPSDERFGLTSQIRRAAVSIPSNIAEGSGRGSVKDFSQFLSIATGSAYELETQLILAAEFGYLDETRLQSVLDELAELQRMLYGFQKSLQPEN, from the coding sequence ATGGTAAGTCGGCATCATTTTCGGGAGCTAAAAATCTGGCATAAGGCGATGCTGATTACCAAGCTGACCTATCAGTGTTCGGCAGCTTTCCCAAGTGACGAACGATTTGGTCTGACATCCCAGATACGCCGGGCAGCAGTTTCTATTCCTTCTAACATTGCGGAAGGTTCAGGTAGAGGCTCGGTCAAGGACTTCAGTCAGTTTCTGTCAATTGCTACTGGCTCGGCTTATGAGCTAGAAACACAGCTCATTCTGGCTGCTGAATTCGGATATCTTGATGAAACCCGTTTGCAGTCAGTTCTGGATGAGTTAGCCGAATTGCAAAGGATGCTTTACGGCTTTCAGAAAAGTCTTCAACCTGAGAACTAA
- a CDS encoding acetyl-CoA C-acyltransferase, which yields MNAYIVAGYRTAVGKATRGGFRFTRPDDLAADVIKHLVASVPALDPTRIDDVIVGNAVPEAEQGLQMGRLISLLALPMNVSGLIVNRYCGSGVETIAMAAGKIAAGMADCIVAGGTESMSMVPTVGWKTVPNYNLSKKHPDYYLGMGLTAEAVANDYKISREDQDVFSYNSHQKAIKAIEAGKFKEQIVPITVEETYLDQASGKKKTRSYVVDTDEGPRADTSVEALAKLRPVFAANGTVTAGNSSQTSDGAAFVIVMSERMVKELNLEPIARMVTYATEGIDPRIMGMGPIKAVPKALKQAGMKLDDIDLFELNEAFASQSIAVVRELGIDESKLNVNGGAIALGHPLGCSGAKLSIQLFHELRARGQKYGMVTACVGGGQGVAGIYELLK from the coding sequence ATGAATGCATATATCGTAGCCGGTTACCGCACTGCCGTTGGCAAAGCCACCCGTGGCGGTTTCCGCTTCACCCGTCCCGACGATTTGGCCGCGGACGTAATCAAACACCTGGTGGCCTCCGTGCCCGCCCTCGACCCCACGCGCATCGACGACGTGATTGTGGGCAACGCCGTGCCGGAAGCCGAGCAGGGCCTGCAGATGGGCCGCCTGATTTCCTTGCTGGCCCTGCCCATGAACGTATCGGGCCTTATTGTGAATCGCTACTGCGGCTCGGGCGTGGAAACCATTGCCATGGCGGCTGGTAAAATTGCCGCTGGCATGGCCGACTGCATCGTGGCCGGTGGTACCGAAAGCATGAGCATGGTGCCCACGGTGGGCTGGAAGACGGTTCCCAACTACAACCTCTCCAAGAAGCACCCCGACTACTACCTGGGCATGGGCCTGACCGCCGAAGCCGTAGCCAACGACTACAAGATTTCCCGCGAAGACCAGGACGTATTCTCCTACAACTCCCATCAGAAGGCCATCAAGGCTATTGAGGCCGGCAAGTTCAAGGAGCAGATTGTGCCGATTACGGTGGAGGAAACCTACCTCGACCAGGCTTCGGGCAAGAAGAAAACCCGCTCGTACGTAGTCGATACCGACGAAGGCCCCCGCGCCGATACCTCGGTAGAAGCCCTGGCTAAGCTGCGCCCCGTATTCGCCGCCAACGGTACTGTTACGGCCGGCAACTCGTCCCAGACTTCCGACGGCGCGGCTTTCGTTATCGTCATGTCGGAGCGCATGGTGAAGGAGCTCAACCTGGAGCCCATTGCCCGCATGGTAACCTACGCCACCGAAGGCATTGACCCGCGCATCATGGGTATGGGCCCCATCAAGGCCGTGCCGAAAGCGCTGAAGCAGGCCGGCATGAAGCTCGACGACATCGACCTGTTTGAGCTCAACGAGGCCTTTGCTTCCCAGTCCATTGCCGTCGTGCGGGAGCTGGGTATCGACGAAAGCAAGCTGAACGTGAACGGCGGCGCCATTGCCCTGGGTCACCCGCTGGGCTGCTCGGGCGCCAAGCTCAGCATCCAGCTATTCCACGAGCTGCGGGCCCGCGGCCAGAAATACGGCATGGTAACCGCCTGCGTGGGCGGCGGCCAGGGCGTAGCCGGCATTTACGAGCTGCTGAAGTAA
- a CDS encoding MarR family winged helix-turn-helix transcriptional regulator, producing the protein MTPEETVDYNIKVAWHAISRMYNTQAAKHDITTSIGFVLLNIDQELGTPATKIAPLLGLETRSLTRILRSMEEKGLIYKQADTQDKRSVRIFLTEEGLRKKEVSRQTVRHFNQKVREKIPQAQLEVMFKVVGQITGMIEGKTLFDDFKLKPLRSESAA; encoded by the coding sequence ATGACACCGGAAGAAACCGTCGATTATAACATCAAAGTTGCCTGGCACGCCATTTCGCGCATGTACAATACGCAGGCCGCCAAGCACGACATTACCACCAGCATCGGCTTTGTCCTGCTCAATATAGACCAGGAACTCGGGACTCCGGCTACCAAAATTGCGCCCCTGCTGGGCCTCGAAACCCGGAGCCTGACCCGCATTTTACGCTCGATGGAGGAAAAGGGCCTGATCTACAAGCAAGCCGATACCCAGGACAAACGCTCGGTCCGCATTTTCCTGACCGAGGAAGGCCTGCGCAAAAAGGAAGTTTCCCGCCAGACCGTGCGGCATTTCAACCAGAAGGTCCGGGAGAAAATCCCCCAGGCCCAGCTGGAAGTTATGTTCAAGGTCGTGGGTCAGATTACCGGCATGATTGAGGGCAAAACCCTTTTCGACGACTTTAAGCTGAAACCCCTACGCTCCGAATCCGCGGCCTAA
- a CDS encoding AMP-dependent synthetase/ligase, with product MEVRRAFDILPHQLATAPKADCLAAKIDGSWQKYSTQQVLDQVNQVSLGLLALGLKKDDKVAIISMNRPEWMFADFGISQIGGTTVPMYPSITVEDYKYIFTDAGVKAVFVSDEKLYAKVKEATADLPEVKHVFTFDKVDGVRHFSELLEMGKQGDPATLEPLKAAVQPDDLLTLIYTSGTTGNPKGVMLSHDNILSNCRNSQPFVPVTKDDKALSFLPLCHIFERMVTYLYMINSVSIYYAESMEVIADNLREVKPQIFTTVPRLLEKVYDKIVAKGHELDGVKKNLFFWALDLGLKYDTQKDQGFFYNTQLALANKLIFNKWREALGGNLKCIVSGGGALQPRLARVFWAAGIRVMEGYGLTETSPVIAVGGFEPENNMIGTVGPLIDNMEVKIAEDGEILTKSASVMKGYYNKPDLTAKEIDQDGWFHTGDIGEFVNGKFLKITDRKKEMFKTSGGKYIAPQVIEGKLKESPLVEQCMVVGADQKFPAALVIPSFDDLKGWCKRNGVDCNCSNAELIKNEKVVQMYEDLVKKYNQNFAQWEQVKKIVLLPNQWTVETGEMTPTMKVKRKIITENNKDIIESLYHQEAHR from the coding sequence ATGGAAGTCCGCCGCGCGTTTGATATTCTGCCGCACCAACTTGCCACTGCCCCCAAAGCCGACTGTCTGGCCGCCAAAATCGACGGCAGCTGGCAGAAATACAGCACTCAGCAAGTCCTCGACCAAGTAAACCAGGTCAGCCTGGGTTTGCTGGCGCTGGGGTTGAAAAAGGACGATAAGGTGGCCATCATTTCGATGAACCGCCCCGAGTGGATGTTTGCCGACTTCGGCATCTCCCAGATTGGCGGCACCACCGTGCCGATGTACCCCAGCATTACGGTCGAAGACTACAAGTACATCTTCACCGACGCCGGCGTAAAGGCCGTTTTCGTGTCGGATGAGAAGCTCTACGCCAAGGTGAAAGAGGCCACCGCCGACTTGCCCGAGGTCAAGCACGTGTTTACCTTCGATAAAGTCGACGGGGTGCGCCACTTCAGTGAGCTGCTGGAAATGGGCAAGCAGGGCGACCCGGCCACCCTGGAACCGTTGAAAGCCGCCGTGCAGCCCGACGACCTGCTCACGCTGATTTATACCTCGGGTACCACCGGCAACCCCAAGGGCGTGATGCTCAGCCACGACAACATCCTGAGCAACTGCCGCAACTCCCAGCCCTTCGTGCCCGTCACCAAGGACGACAAAGCGCTGAGCTTTCTGCCGCTCTGCCACATCTTCGAGCGGATGGTGACCTACCTCTACATGATTAACAGCGTGAGTATTTACTACGCCGAAAGCATGGAGGTCATTGCCGACAACCTGCGGGAAGTCAAGCCCCAGATTTTCACCACCGTGCCCCGCCTGCTGGAGAAGGTCTACGACAAGATTGTCGCCAAGGGCCACGAGCTGGACGGCGTCAAGAAAAACCTGTTCTTCTGGGCCCTGGATTTGGGGCTGAAGTACGACACCCAGAAAGACCAGGGCTTCTTCTACAACACCCAGCTGGCCTTGGCCAATAAGCTTATCTTCAACAAGTGGCGTGAGGCGCTGGGCGGCAATTTGAAGTGCATCGTATCCGGGGGCGGGGCCCTGCAACCCCGTTTGGCCCGGGTGTTCTGGGCGGCCGGCATCCGGGTGATGGAAGGCTACGGCCTGACCGAAACCTCGCCCGTAATTGCCGTGGGCGGTTTCGAGCCCGAAAACAACATGATTGGCACCGTGGGCCCGCTCATCGACAACATGGAAGTCAAGATTGCCGAAGACGGCGAGATTCTGACCAAGTCGGCCTCGGTGATGAAAGGCTACTACAACAAGCCTGACCTGACGGCCAAGGAAATTGACCAGGACGGCTGGTTCCACACCGGCGACATTGGGGAGTTTGTCAACGGCAAGTTTCTCAAGATTACCGACCGGAAAAAGGAGATGTTCAAGACCTCGGGCGGCAAGTACATTGCCCCGCAGGTCATCGAGGGCAAGCTCAAGGAGTCGCCCTTGGTGGAGCAGTGCATGGTGGTCGGGGCCGACCAGAAATTCCCCGCCGCCCTAGTTATTCCCTCCTTCGACGATTTGAAAGGCTGGTGCAAGCGCAACGGCGTGGACTGCAACTGCTCCAACGCCGAGCTCATCAAGAACGAGAAGGTGGTGCAGATGTACGAGGACCTGGTGAAGAAGTACAACCAGAACTTCGCCCAGTGGGAGCAGGTCAAGAAAATTGTGCTGCTGCCCAACCAGTGGACCGTAGAAACCGGCGAAATGACGCCCACCATGAAAGTGAAGCGCAAGATTATTACTGAGAACAACAAGGATATTATCGAGAGCCTCTACCACCAGGAGGCGCACCGGTAA
- a CDS encoding acyl-CoA dehydrogenase family protein, protein MEVSNKLVKGGEFIIKETDAQDVFTPADFSEEQNMMHQTALDFVEKEVQPLLERLDNHEEGLMRGLMEKAGELGLFGVSIPEEYGGLNMDFPTSLRVTEGVGGGHSFPVAFAAHTGIAMLPILYFGNDEQKAKYLPGLTSGELMGAYCLTEPGSGSDALGAKTKAILTEDGEHYVLNGQKMWITNGGFADVFVVFAQVDGDKFTGFIVEKGTPGLSLGNEEHKMGIKGSSTRQVFLSDVKVPKSAVLGEIGKGHLIAFNILNIGRIKLAAACLGATKMASTLSIKYANERVQFKMPIAKFGAIKYKLAQQAVRIYAVESAIYRAGMDIARMEQELLAKGQSHNEALLGAAREFAVECAILKVEGSEVLDYVVDEGVQVYGGYGFSADYPMDRAYRDSRINRIFEGTNEINRMLAVDMILKKALKGELDLMGPAQAVQQELMAIPDFNVEEETGLFAVEKKTIAKLKKAILMVAGTAVQKYMNSLAKEQEVLMNIADMAIKVYTAESTILRVEKEAGVKGEEAVAPQIDIARIYLYDTVDQVNKFGKDAIGTMTEGDEQKLLAMGLKRFTKADLYNAKEARRRVADVLIAANEYSF, encoded by the coding sequence ATGGAAGTATCCAACAAGCTTGTAAAAGGCGGCGAATTCATCATCAAGGAAACCGACGCCCAAGACGTATTCACCCCCGCCGACTTCTCGGAGGAGCAGAACATGATGCACCAGACCGCGCTGGACTTCGTGGAAAAAGAAGTGCAGCCCCTGCTGGAGCGCCTCGATAACCACGAAGAAGGCCTGATGCGCGGCCTGATGGAAAAAGCCGGCGAGCTGGGCCTGTTTGGGGTGAGCATCCCGGAGGAGTACGGCGGACTGAACATGGACTTCCCGACCTCGCTGCGCGTGACGGAAGGCGTGGGTGGTGGTCACTCGTTCCCGGTAGCTTTTGCCGCCCACACCGGCATTGCTATGCTGCCCATTCTGTACTTCGGCAACGACGAGCAAAAAGCCAAATACCTGCCCGGCCTGACCAGCGGTGAGCTGATGGGGGCCTACTGCCTGACCGAGCCCGGCTCGGGCTCCGATGCCCTGGGTGCCAAAACCAAAGCCATCCTGACCGAAGACGGCGAGCATTACGTGCTCAACGGTCAGAAAATGTGGATTACCAACGGCGGTTTCGCCGACGTATTCGTGGTTTTCGCCCAGGTGGACGGTGACAAGTTCACCGGCTTCATCGTGGAGAAAGGCACGCCCGGCCTGAGCCTCGGCAACGAGGAGCACAAGATGGGCATCAAAGGTTCTTCCACGCGCCAGGTGTTCTTATCGGACGTGAAAGTGCCGAAGTCGGCCGTGCTGGGTGAAATCGGCAAGGGTCACCTCATTGCTTTCAACATTCTGAACATTGGCCGCATCAAGTTGGCTGCCGCTTGCCTGGGGGCTACCAAAATGGCTTCGACGCTGAGCATCAAGTATGCCAACGAGCGGGTGCAGTTCAAGATGCCGATTGCCAAGTTTGGCGCCATCAAGTACAAGCTGGCCCAGCAGGCCGTGCGGATTTACGCCGTGGAATCGGCCATCTACCGCGCCGGGATGGACATTGCCCGCATGGAGCAGGAGCTGCTGGCCAAAGGTCAGAGCCACAATGAAGCCCTGCTGGGCGCCGCCCGCGAGTTTGCCGTGGAGTGCGCCATTCTGAAAGTAGAGGGCTCGGAAGTGCTCGACTACGTGGTGGACGAGGGCGTGCAGGTGTACGGCGGTTACGGCTTCTCGGCCGACTACCCCATGGACCGGGCCTACCGGGATTCGCGCATCAACCGCATCTTCGAAGGCACGAACGAAATTAACCGCATGCTGGCCGTTGACATGATCCTGAAGAAGGCCCTGAAAGGCGAGCTGGACCTAATGGGCCCCGCCCAGGCCGTGCAGCAGGAGCTGATGGCTATTCCGGACTTCAACGTCGAGGAAGAAACCGGCCTGTTTGCCGTGGAGAAAAAGACTATTGCCAAGCTGAAGAAGGCCATTCTGATGGTAGCTGGCACGGCCGTGCAGAAGTACATGAACTCCCTGGCCAAAGAGCAGGAAGTGTTGATGAACATTGCCGACATGGCTATCAAGGTCTACACCGCCGAAAGCACCATTCTGCGCGTGGAGAAAGAAGCCGGCGTGAAAGGTGAGGAGGCCGTAGCTCCCCAGATTGACATTGCCCGCATCTACCTCTACGACACCGTGGACCAGGTAAATAAGTTCGGCAAAGACGCCATCGGCACCATGACCGAGGGCGACGAGCAGAAGCTGCTGGCTATGGGCTTGAAGCGCTTCACCAAGGCTGACCTCTACAATGCCAAGGAAGCCCGCCGCCGCGTAGCCGACGTGCTGATTGCCGCCAACGAGTACAGCTTCTAA
- a CDS encoding 50S ribosome-binding protein YggL: MKKRLRKKTHRQEFKEFSWNVSYRLTDDKPDSYLDFSDILLEQIETFELIIGGALDDFAATPVKRLSEVQAREKRDQLQQWLAARPEVAEATSSELTDAYYGPFRDQ, encoded by the coding sequence ATGAAAAAACGCCTGCGTAAGAAAACCCACCGCCAGGAATTCAAGGAATTCAGCTGGAACGTGTCCTACCGTCTCACCGACGACAAGCCCGACAGCTACCTGGATTTCTCGGATATTCTGCTCGAGCAGATTGAAACCTTCGAGCTGATTATCGGCGGGGCTTTGGACGATTTTGCCGCTACGCCGGTCAAGCGCCTTTCCGAAGTCCAGGCCCGGGAAAAGCGCGACCAGCTCCAGCAGTGGCTGGCGGCCCGGCCCGAAGTAGCCGAGGCTACCAGCTCGGAACTGACCGACGCCTACTACGGCCCGTTTCGCGACCAATAA